GCGGCCCGCGCGCGAGGAGTGCGGGTGCCGTACGACCTGTCGGTGGTGGGCTTCGACGACTCGCAGCTGATCGCCTTCACCGACCCGCCGCTGACGACGGTGCGCCAGCCGGTGCAGGCGATGGCGGGCGCGGCGGTGGGCGCGCTGCTGGAGGAGATCGGCGGAAGTCCCGTGCAGCGGACGGAGTACGTGTTCCAGCCGGAGCTGGTGGTGCGGGGGTCGACGGCGGGCGCGCGTACGGGCTGAGGGGCCGTCATGTGCGTGGCTGAGCACCGTCTTTGCTTGGCAGATGTCACCCGCTCGACGCGTCCCGCGCGTGGGCCCCGGGCCGGCGGTCCGTCGTGCGCGCGGGAGTCCTCGCCCGGTGCCGGCCGGGTGGCGGGAGGTCCCGGGTCGTGCGTGCGCGCGGGAGCCCCGGGGGCGGGCCCCGGGTGGGGCGGCGGGAGGTGTGACCCCCGGGGCTCCCCGCGCCGGACCGGAGTCCTGACGAACGTACCCCCGCGCAACACCTTGCGGAAGTTCTTGCGGTCCGTCGATTCCTGTATTTCCGCGGTGTTACCCGGTGTTGTCCAGAGGGTTGACCGGGAGTTGCGGGGCTCGTACGGTCTGGTCGCGACACGCTTTGCTTTCTTGCAGCAAGAACATTCAAGAGCCTTGAGGGCCCGGACAGGACCTGGTCCCGCCCAGCTCTCCCCGTCGTCCGCACCTCCCCCACGCAGGAGGAAACATGGCCCGCAGAGTTCCCGCCCTCGTACTCGCCCTGGTGGCGGGCGCGGCGGCCCTCGTGGCTCCGGGAAGCCCCGCCCAGGCCGCGCCGCCCGGCGAGAAGGACGTCACCGCCGTCCTGTTCGAGTGGCGCTTCGACTCCGTCGCCAGGGCCTGCACGGACACCCTCGGCCCGGCCGGCTACGGCTACGTCCAGGTCTCCCCGCCCCAGGAGCACATCCAGGGCGGCCAGTGGTGGACCTCGTACCAGCCCGTCAGCTACAAGATCGCCGGGCGGCTCGGCGACCGTGCCGCCTTCCAGGCCATGGTCAACACCTGCCACGCCGCCGGGGTGAAGGTCGTCGCCGACACCGTCATCAACCACATGTCGGCCGGTTCGGGCACCGGCACCGGGGGCACCTCGTACGCCAAGTACGAGTATCCCGGCATCTATTCGGGCGCCGACATGGACGACTGCCGCTCCCAGATCAGCAACTACGGCGACCGCGGCAACGTCCAGAACTGCGAACTCGTGGGCCTGGCCGACCTGGACACCGGCGAGGACTACGTACGCGGCCGGATCGCCGCGTATCTGAACGACCTCAGCTCGCTCGGGGTCGACGGCTTCCGGATCGACGCCGCCAAGCACATGCCGGCCGCCGACCTCGCCAACATCAAGTCCCGGCTGAGCAATCCGGGCGTGTACTGGAAGCAGGAGGCGATATTCGGCGGCGGGGAGGCCGTGTCGCCGAGTGAGTACCTCGGCACCGGAGACGTCCAGGAGTTCCGCTACGGCCGGGGCCTCAAGCAGGTCTTCCTCAACGAGAACCTCGCGTACCTGAAGAACTTCGGCGAGGGCTGGGGCTTCATGCAGGGTGCCAAGTCGGCCGTCTTCGTGGACAACCACGACACCGAGCGCGGCGGCGACACCCTCAACTACAAGAACGGCGCCGCGTACACGCTGGCCAACGTGTTCATGCTCGCGTACCCGTACGGTTCGCCCGACGTGCACTCCGGCTACGAGTTCTCCAACCACGACGCCGGACCGCCCAACGGCGGCACGGTCAACGCCTGTTACGCCGACGGGTGGAAGTGCCAGCACGCCTGGCGCGAGATCTCCTCCATGGTCGGCTTCCGCAACGCGGCGCGCGGCCAGGGTGTCACCGACTGGTGGGACGACGGCGGTGACCGGATCGCCTTCGGGCGCGGTTCGAAGGCGTACGTCGCCCTCAACTACACCGGCTCCGCGCTCAGCCGCACCTTCCAGACGTCGCTGCCCGCCGGTGACTACTGCGACGTGCAGAGCGGCAACGGGGTGACGGTGAACGGCTCCGGCCAGTTCACCGCGACGCTCGGCGCCAACACGGCCGTCGCCCTGCACGCCGGGGCCCGCTCCTGCGGCGGGGGCTCGCCGCAGCCGGGCCGTTTCGGGGTGACGTTCGGGGTGAACGCGACGACGCAGCCCGGCCAGAACATCCATGTCACCGGGGACCGCGCCGAACTCGGCAACTGGAACACCGGGGCCGCCCTCAAGCTCGACCCGGCCGCCTACCCGGTGTGGAAGCTGAACGTGCCGCTGCCCGCCGGTACGTCCTTCGCGTACAAGTACATCCGCAAGGACGCGGCCGGAAACGTGACGTGGGAGAGCGGCGCCAACCGGACGGCCACCGTGCCGAGCACCGCGTCCGGCCCGCTGCCGCTGAACGACACCTGGCGCAACTGACCCCGTCCCAAACCGACTTACCCCCCACGGAACCCGCACCCCCCGCACCCCCCGCACCATCCGGCCGTCCCGGCGATCCCGCACCCGTGCCCCCGGCACGCGCGCCGTCGCCGGGCCGGCCGCCTTCCCGTACCCCGAGGAGACCCCGCGTGATTCGCCCGCCCCTGCCCGCGCTCCCGCGCACGGCGGCCGTCGCCGTCGTGGCCGCGGCCCTCTGCGCGGCCCTGGTGCCCGCGCTGCCGGCCGTCGCCGCCCGTGCCCCGGCCCCGCCGTCGGACGCCCGGCTCGCCGCCGAGCCCGCCCGGCACGACCTGACGCGCGAGCAGTTCTACTTCGTGCTGCCCGACCGCTTCGCCAACGGCGACCGGTCCAACGACCGCGGCGGACTGACCGGTTCACGCACCGACACCGGTCACGACCCGGCCGACAAGGGCTTCTACCAGGGCGGCGACCTCAAGGGGATCACCGACCGGCTCGACTACATCAAGGGCCTCGGCACCACCGCCATCTGGATGGCGCCGATCTTCAAGAACAAGCCGGTGCAGGGCACGGGCGACGACGTCTCGGCCGGCTACCACGGCTACTGGATCACCGACTTCACCCAGGTCGATCCGCACTTCGGCACCAACGCCGAACTGGAGAAGCTGATCGACAAGGCCCACGACAAGGGCATGAAGGTCTTCTTCGACGTCATCACCAACCACACGGCCGACACCGTCGACTACGCCGAGAAGGTCTACGGCTACCGCCCCAAGGGCTCCCACCCGTATCTCGACAAGAACGGCCGCCCCTTCGACGACCGCGAGGGCCTCGGGCGGGTGGACGCCGACGCGTTCCCCTACACCCCGGCACCCAAGGCGGGCGAGAAGAAGGTCCCGTCCTGGCTCAACGACCCCACGATGTACCACAACCGGGGCGACTCGACCTTCGCCGGGGAAAGCTCCGAGTACGGCGACTTCTCCGGCCTGGACGACCTGTGGACCGAACGGCCCGAGGTGGTCGACGGGATGGCGGACATCTACAAGAAGTGGGTCCGCGACTTCGACATCGACGGCTTCCGCATCGACACCGTCAAACACGTCGACCTCGACTTCTGGACCCAGTGGGCCACCGCGCTCGACGCCTACGCCGCGAAGCGCGGCCGGGACGACTTCTTCATGTTCGGCGAGGTCTACTCCGCCGACCCGGCCGTCACCTCGCCGTACGTGACCCGGGGCCGGCTCGACTCCACGCTGGACTTCCCCTTCCAGGACGCGGCGCGCGCCTACGCCTCGCAGGGCGCGCCCGCCGAACGGCTGGCGAAGGTCTTCGCCGAGGACTACCGCTACACCACCGACAAGGCCAACGCCTACGAGCAGGTGTCGTTCCTCGGCAACCACGACATGGGCCGTATCGGCACCTTCCTCCGGCAGGACAACCCGGACGCCGGTGACGCCGAACTGGTCAAGCGCGCCCGTCTCGCCAACGAGCTGATGTTCCTCAGCCGCGGCAACCCGGTGATCTACTACGGCGACGAGCAGGGCTTCACCGGCGCGGGCGGCGACAAGGACGCCCGCCAGAGCCTCTTCGCGTCCACCACCCCCGACTATCTGGACGACGACCAGCTCGGTACCGACCGGACGCACGCCTCCGACGCGTACGACCCGGCGCACCCGCTCTACCGGGCCGTCGCCGGCCTGTCGAAGCTGACGAAGAGTCACCCGGCGCTGCGGGACGGCGTCCAGACCGAGCGGTACGCGGACGGTTCCGTGTACGCGTTCTCCCGCACCGACGCCAGGCAGCGGCAGGAGTACGTCGTCGCCGTGAACAACGCCGCCACGGCGAAGACCGTGAAGGTGCCCACCGGCTCGGCGGGCGCCACCTTCCGCGTGCTGTACGGCGGGACACCCGGCGCCGTACGCAGCGGGGCCGACGCGGCCATCGAGGTCACCGTCCCGGCGCTGTCCTCCCTCGTGCTGCGCGCGGCCGAACCCCTCGCGCCGCCCACCGCCGAGCCGTCCATCACCCTTGACGCTCCCGGGGCCGGAGCCACCGGCACCGTGGAACTCGGCGCGGACGTCGACGGCGGACAGCTCAACCGTGTCGTCTTCGCCGCCCAGGTCGGCAACGGCCCCTGGCGCACCCTCGGCAGCGCCGACCACGCGCCGTACAAGGTCACGCAGTTCGTGGACGCCCCCGCCGGAACACCCCTGCGCTACAAGGCCGTCGCGGTCGACAGCCGGGGCCGTACCGCCTCGGACCTGGCCTCCTCGACCGCCGGACAGACACCCGCGCCCGAACCGCCGACGGCGGTGAAGCGCGAGCACGCGATCGTGCACTACCGGCGCGCCGACGGCGACTACGAGGGCTGGCAGCTCAACTCCGGTGACAAGAAGGGGGAGTTCACCGGCCGGGACGCGTACGGCGCGTTCGCGTGGGTCGACGTCCCCGAGGGCGCCTCGTCCGTCCCGTACACCGTCGTCAAGAACGGCACCCCGGACGGGCCCGAACGCACCGTCGACCTGGCGAAGACCGGCGAGGTGTGGATCGAGCAGGGCGCGGACGGCCAGAGCGAGAAGGCACCCGACGGGGCGTACCCGCCGCAGGACAAGACGAAGGCGGTCCTGCACCACCAGCGGCCCGACGGCGACTACGACGGCTGGGGCCTGCACACCTGGACCGGCGCCAAGGACCCCACCGACTGGGCGAAGCCGCTGCTGCCGGTGAAGCAGGACGCGTACGGCGTCACGTACGAGGTGCCGCTCGCCGAGGGCGCCACCTCACTCAGCTACATCCTGCACAAGGGCGACGAGAAGGACCTGCCGTCCGACCAGTCGCTCGACCTGGCCACGTACGGCAACGAGGTCTGGATGCTCGCCGGGCGGCCCGGCTATCTGCTGCCCACCTCCGGCGCCGTCCCCGCCCCGGACCTCGGCAAGGCCGAGGCTCAGTTCATCGACCGCGACACCGTCGTGTGGAAGGTGAAGGCCACCGAGGCGACCAGCCAGCAACTCGTGTACGCGCCGGACGGCGGCATCACCGTCGAGAACGGCGCGCTCTCCGACGAGGGGCAGTGGCTGCGGCTCACTCCCGGAGCGCTGACCGACGCGCAGCGGGCGAAGTACCCGCACCTGAAGGACTTCCCGGCCTTCACCGTGGACCCGCGCGACCGCGACCGGGTGAAGGAGTCGCTGCGCGGCCAGCTCATCGCCACCCAACGCGCCGCCAACGGCGCCCTGTTGGCCGCGACCGGCGTCCAGATCCCCGGTGTCCTGGACGACCTGTACGCGGCGGGGGCGACCCGCGCCGCACTCGGGCCCGTCTTCCGCGACGGCCGCCCCACCCTGTCGGTGTGGGCGCCCACGGCCCGGCGCGTCCAGCTCGAACTCGGCGGCCGGAGCGTGCCGATGCGGCGCGACGACCGCACCGGCGTGTGGTCCGTGCGGGGCACCCGCGACTGGACGGGCAAGCCCTACCGGTACGCGGTCGACGTCTGGGCGCCCACCGTGGGAAAGAGGGTCACCAACAAGGTCACCGACCCGTACTCCACCGCGCTGACCGCCGACTCCGCGCGCAGCCTCGCCGTCGACCTCGGTGACCCGAAGCTCGCCCCGAAGGGCTGGTCCGCGCTGAAGAAGCCGAAGGCCGTCCCGATGCGCGACGCGCAGATCCAGGAGCTGCACATCCGCGACTTCTCGATCACGGACCGCACCTCGGACCACCCCGGCCGCTATCTGGCCTTCACCGAC
Above is a window of Streptomyces sp. NBC_01498 DNA encoding:
- a CDS encoding carbohydrate-binding module family 20 domain-containing protein; translated protein: MARRVPALVLALVAGAAALVAPGSPAQAAPPGEKDVTAVLFEWRFDSVARACTDTLGPAGYGYVQVSPPQEHIQGGQWWTSYQPVSYKIAGRLGDRAAFQAMVNTCHAAGVKVVADTVINHMSAGSGTGTGGTSYAKYEYPGIYSGADMDDCRSQISNYGDRGNVQNCELVGLADLDTGEDYVRGRIAAYLNDLSSLGVDGFRIDAAKHMPAADLANIKSRLSNPGVYWKQEAIFGGGEAVSPSEYLGTGDVQEFRYGRGLKQVFLNENLAYLKNFGEGWGFMQGAKSAVFVDNHDTERGGDTLNYKNGAAYTLANVFMLAYPYGSPDVHSGYEFSNHDAGPPNGGTVNACYADGWKCQHAWREISSMVGFRNAARGQGVTDWWDDGGDRIAFGRGSKAYVALNYTGSALSRTFQTSLPAGDYCDVQSGNGVTVNGSGQFTATLGANTAVALHAGARSCGGGSPQPGRFGVTFGVNATTQPGQNIHVTGDRAELGNWNTGAALKLDPAAYPVWKLNVPLPAGTSFAYKYIRKDAAGNVTWESGANRTATVPSTASGPLPLNDTWRN
- the pulA gene encoding pullulanase-type alpha-1,6-glucosidase, giving the protein MIRPPLPALPRTAAVAVVAAALCAALVPALPAVAARAPAPPSDARLAAEPARHDLTREQFYFVLPDRFANGDRSNDRGGLTGSRTDTGHDPADKGFYQGGDLKGITDRLDYIKGLGTTAIWMAPIFKNKPVQGTGDDVSAGYHGYWITDFTQVDPHFGTNAELEKLIDKAHDKGMKVFFDVITNHTADTVDYAEKVYGYRPKGSHPYLDKNGRPFDDREGLGRVDADAFPYTPAPKAGEKKVPSWLNDPTMYHNRGDSTFAGESSEYGDFSGLDDLWTERPEVVDGMADIYKKWVRDFDIDGFRIDTVKHVDLDFWTQWATALDAYAAKRGRDDFFMFGEVYSADPAVTSPYVTRGRLDSTLDFPFQDAARAYASQGAPAERLAKVFAEDYRYTTDKANAYEQVSFLGNHDMGRIGTFLRQDNPDAGDAELVKRARLANELMFLSRGNPVIYYGDEQGFTGAGGDKDARQSLFASTTPDYLDDDQLGTDRTHASDAYDPAHPLYRAVAGLSKLTKSHPALRDGVQTERYADGSVYAFSRTDARQRQEYVVAVNNAATAKTVKVPTGSAGATFRVLYGGTPGAVRSGADAAIEVTVPALSSLVLRAAEPLAPPTAEPSITLDAPGAGATGTVELGADVDGGQLNRVVFAAQVGNGPWRTLGSADHAPYKVTQFVDAPAGTPLRYKAVAVDSRGRTASDLASSTAGQTPAPEPPTAVKREHAIVHYRRADGDYEGWQLNSGDKKGEFTGRDAYGAFAWVDVPEGASSVPYTVVKNGTPDGPERTVDLAKTGEVWIEQGADGQSEKAPDGAYPPQDKTKAVLHHQRPDGDYDGWGLHTWTGAKDPTDWAKPLLPVKQDAYGVTYEVPLAEGATSLSYILHKGDEKDLPSDQSLDLATYGNEVWMLAGRPGYLLPTSGAVPAPDLGKAEAQFIDRDTVVWKVKATEATSQQLVYAPDGGITVENGALSDEGQWLRLTPGALTDAQRAKYPHLKDFPAFTVDPRDRDRVKESLRGQLIATQRAANGALLAATGVQIPGVLDDLYAAGATRAALGPVFRDGRPTLSVWAPTARRVQLELGGRSVPMRRDDRTGVWSVRGTRDWTGKPYRYAVDVWAPTVGKRVTNKVTDPYSTALTADSARSLAVDLGDPKLAPKGWSALKKPKAVPMRDAQIQELHIRDFSITDRTSDHPGRYLAFTDTRSNGMKHLARLAGAGTSYVHLLPAFDIGTIPEKPADQQEPACELSVYAPDSDEQQACVAKAAAKDGFNWGYDPLHYTVPEGSYASDPNGTKRTVEFRRMVQGINGTGLRTVMDVVYNHTVASGQDPKSVLDRIVPGYYQRLMDDGTVATSTCCANTAPEHAMMGKLVVDSLVTWAREYKVDGFRFDLMGHHPKANILAVRKALDALTVAKDGVDGKAIVLYGEGWDFGEIAGDARFVQATQKNMAGTGIATFSDRARDAVRGGGPFDEDPGVQGFASGLFTDPNSWAANGTPAEQRARLLHYQDLIKVGLTGNLADYTFTDSSGRTVKGSEVDYNGAPAGYAEAPGDALAYSDAHDNESLYDALAFKLPRATPAADRARAQVLAMATAALTQGPSLSQAGTDLLRSKSLDRNSYDSGDWFNAIHWDCRDGNGFGRGLPPATDNEPKWGFAKPLLATPGITPDCPEITGASAAYRDLLTIRTTEPAFGLDSIGAVQSALSFPLSGPDETPGVVTMRLGELVVVLNAAPETATQRVTALAGRPYGLHPVQAAGADATVKRASYEASSGTFSVPARTVAVFRTGA